Proteins encoded by one window of Aphis gossypii isolate Hap1 chromosome X, ASM2018417v2, whole genome shotgun sequence:
- the LOC126552274 gene encoding 52 kDa repressor of the inhibitor of the protein kinase-like, giving the protein MNEDKTNKRKNTILSFFVKKPKANKVNEDENKPNEPSANNESIELTSIEDSDGRGLPSQVPIHIEEPLNIQQYHKNDVGLLVQRNSISDEDKHLILTNVWVPPSNYKFPISEKNKKRGLRFQYKWLTEYNWLSYSELKDGAFCKYCVIFAKTGGTNSQPLGQLVIKALNEWKNAKEIIIFRTHSQRSYHQSAILDSENFLNIYSHKELSIIDRLDSERTKQIKSNRNRLVPIIDCVILCGRQELALRGHNDSGSIYDCDNINQGNFRAILKYRADGDDYLKSILQKEGRNKFICPQIQNEIISVCGDVILKKIVNQVNDSKCFTVLADETNDISVVEQLALCVRYVDKNKNLNDNFLKFIPVQSLTGKNLADSILNGLMSCGVDCNYLYGQGYDGASNMAGHMQGVQAHVRAMYPKALYIHCAAHSLNLAVSTASNIKPIRNCLGIIEKLYVFFNTPKRNNVLLSCIENSDTDIKVKTLKRLCVTRWVQRYDAVHDFVELFEFVLESLETISEWNDSSGSTTDANLLLKAIDSEFIVSVYVVKLLFSFGLPLCKQLQKERIDLKEAVDLTKDIVSELKSMRSECDNEFNKIFLQAKAMAVKIDIELTIKRLNKRQTNRANPLSDQKMDAETYYKITVFIPYVDYFITKLENRFLAHSDIFKGFESLFSSNTILTEVEETSFMKLVEFYQPDVENLDILLVELKLWRRKLSRSSNNVPKSAIQALIECDANIFPNIFIIIKILCTLPVSTTTPERMFSSLKRIKTYLRNTTTEVRLKIINFLFIVIK; this is encoded by the exons ATGAATGAGGATAAAACTAACAAAAGAAAGAATActattctttctttttttgtgaaaaaaccAAAAGCCAACAAAGTAAATGAAGATGAG aatAAACCGAATGAGCCTTCAGCTAATAATGAATCCATTGAGTTAACTTCAATTGAGGATAGTGATGGTCGTGGTCTCCCATCTCAAGTTCCAATTCAT ATTGAAGAACCCTTGAACATACAGCAATATCACAAAAATGATGTAGGTTTATTGGTACAAAGAAATTCAATTTCTGATGAAGATAAACATCtt attctaactAACGTGTGGGTTCCTCCATCTAACTATAAATTTCCTATaagtgaaaaaaacaaaaaacgtgGCTTGAGGTTTCAGTACAAGTGGCTTACAGAGTATAATTGGCTGTCATATTCTGAACTTAAAGATGGAGCTTTCTGCAAATATTGCGTTATTTTTGCTAAAACTGGCGGAACCAATAGTCAGCCATTAGGACAGCTTGTAATTAAAGCCTTAAATGAGTGGAAAAATGCTAAGGAGATAATT atttttCGTACACATTCACAAAGGAGTTATCATCAGTCTGCCATTTTggattctgaaaattttttaaatatatattctcaTAAAGAATTGTCAATAATTGATCGACTGGATTCCGAAAG aacaAAGCAAATTAAGTCAAATAGGAACCGCCTTGTACCAATTATTGATTGTGTAATATTGTGTGGTCGTCAAGAGCTAGCATTGCGTGGACATAATGATTCTGGGAGCATATACG attgtgataatataaatcaaggCAATTTTAGagccattttaaaataccgcGCTGATGgtgatgattatttaaaaagtattttacagAAAGAAGGcagaaataaattcatttgtcCTCAAATACagaatgaaataatttcagtGTGTGgtgatgtaattttaaaaaagattgtGAATCAAGTCAATGactcaaaatgttttactgtGTTGGCTGATGAAACCAATGATATATCAGTGGTTGAACAGTTAGCCTTATGTGTTAGATAtgttgacaaaaataaaaatttgaatgataattttttaaaatttattcctGTTCAAAGTTTGACAGGCAAAAATTTAGCAGATTCAATATTGAAtg GATTGATGAGTTGTGGGGTTGACTGCAACTATTTATATGGACAAGGTTACGATGGTGCTAGTAATATGGCAGGCCACATGCAAGGCGTTCAAGCCCACGTTAGAGCAATGTATCCTAAAGCATTGTACATACATTGTGCAGCTCATTCTTTAAACTTGGCTGTCTCAACAGCTAGTAACATTAAACCTATAAGGAATTGTTTGGGAATTATAGAAAAGTTGTacgtttttttcaatacaccCAAACGTAACAATGTTCTGCTGTCTTGTATTGAAAATAGTGATACTGATATTAAAGTGAAAACTCTTAAACGTCTTTGTGTCACAAGATGGGTACAAAGATATGATGCGGTTCATGATTTTGTTGAGCTATTTGAGTTTGTCTTAGAATCATTAGAGACTATTTCAGAATGGAATGATTCATCAGGTTCTACTACAGATGCAAATTTACTACTGAAAGCAATAGATTCTGAGTTTATAGTGTCAGTCTATGTTgttaag ctgttattttcatttggtCTTCCTTTATGTAAGCAATTACAAAAAGAAAGGATTGATTTAAAGGAAGCAGTTGACTTGACAAAAGACATTGTTTCAGAATTAAAATCTATGAGAAGCGAATGTGATAAcgagttcaataaaatattcctaCAAgcaaag gcaATGGCtgttaaaatagatattgaGTTGACAATCAAACGGTTGAATAAAAGACAAACAAATCGAGCAAATCCATTGTCTGATCAAAAGATGGATGCGGaaacttactataaaataactgtttttattCCATATGTTGATTATTTCATAACTAAATTGGAAAATAGATTTTTGGCACACTCAGACATTTTCAaag ggtTTGAGagtttattttcttctaatacaattttaaccgAAGTTGAAGAAACTTCATTTATGAAATTAGTTGAATTTTACCAACCAGACGTGGAAAACTTAGACATTCTACTGGTTGAGCTAAAGTTGTGGAGGCGCAAACTAAGCAGATCATCTAATAATGTACCAAAATCAGCTATTCAAGCGCTTATTGAATGTGATGCTAATATATttcctaatatatttataataatcaaaattttatgtacattgCCTGTATCCACTACAACACCTGAGCGGATGTTTTCATCcctaaaaagaataaaaacatacttaaGAAATACCACGACTGAAGTAAGactaaaaatcattaactttttattcatTGTCATAAAATGA
- the LOC126552275 gene encoding uncharacterized protein LOC126552275 — protein MKRVYLSGAAKRKASNEKKLKEEKGKRSLKDLDWFTSSKTLVRNNINEQCDIDDPKVLENEKAIHVEESKKSLIDDIVEDVQINVDKTVEKVDKHVIENITHPKAIVETISNTQFDTKLMFKLSNDPATWKKLSLLDRDYLAAIGPPTKPSKFPHDEHENRSFPISIFQKTLPNKEIVQRDWLVWSTLKKALFCFPCCLFLRDDEFEQSGFCRNGIGNNWRKLYDKIDHHEGNKKHLEKYLLWKVLVEAINGRKGIDKDMQVSINTEKEKWRKILRILVNITMFLAENNLPFRGKHSTIDHDDCGLFISTVKLVSQYSETMKNHLDNIKEYQDSHKKMSTHYLSPRIQNEFLEICAKKVQQKIIEEIKKCQYYAIIVDGTPDVSHKEQLVFVIRYVFENGGTWDIQERFLTMVDYEKKTGTDIANKIKEILDECNLDLALCRGQGYDNASNMSGKYNAPSRWKILKETAHLSLHSISTTRWSARIDAVRPLSKNYSGILSSLIRVKNEIILPADNYAEAIGLIAWLHSFEFILLTTIWYKVLQCIDDRNKVLQSKNLSMDESSMHFQQLATEIQQIKDSWNDLLLESKSVASTLNLTTEFKITSRVRRKKHFHDDILDDEQPFRDIENKFKVEVFITALDRVFFRY, from the exons atgaagCGTGTTTACTTATCTGGTGCTGCGAAAAGGAAGGcaagtaatgaaaaaaaactaaaagaagAAAAAGGAAAACGTAGTTTAAAGGATTTAGATTGGTTTACATCCAGTAAAACCTTGgttcgaaataatataaatgagcaATGTGATATTGATGACCCTAAGGTATTAGAAAATGAAAAAGCCATCCATGTAGAGGAGTCCAAAAAATCTCTAATTGACGATATAGTTGAAGATGTACAAATTAACGTGGATAAAACTGTAGAAAAAGTTGATAAAcatgttattgaaaatataactcaTCCAAAAGCCATTGTTGAAACCATTTCTAACACACAATTTGACACCaagttaatgtttaaattaagtaacgATCCAGCAACTTGGAAAAAACTTAGTTTGTTAGATCGCGATTATTTAGCTGCAATTGGTCCACCTACTAAGCCATCAAAGTTTCCCCACGATGAACACGAAAATCGCTCTTTTCCTATTTCaatattccaaaaaacttTACCGAATAAAGAAATAGTACAACGCGACTGGCTTGTATGGAGTACACTAAAAAAAGCTTTATTTTGCTTTCCATGTTGTCTTTTTTTAAGAGACGATGAATTTGAGCAGTCGGGTTTCTGTAGAAATGGTATTGGAAATAACTGGAGGAAACTTTATGACAAAATCGATCACCACGAAGGGAACAAAAAAcacttggaaaaatatttattatggaaAGTCTTGGTAGAAGCAATAAATGGTAGAAAAGGGATCGACAAAGACATGCAAGTTTCTATTAAcacagaaaaagaaaaatggagAAAAATCCTTCGTATTTTGGTTAATATCACAATGTTTTTAGCAGAAAATAATTTGCCATTTAGAGGTAAACACTCGACTATTGATCATGATGACTGTGGGctttttatttcaactgttaagTTAGTTAGTCAATACAGCGaaacaatgaaaaatcatttagataatattaaggaATATCAAGatagtcataaaaaaatgtctactcACTATCTATCTCCAAGAATTCAAAATGAGTTTTTGGAAATTTGTGCTAAAAAAgttcaacaaaaaattatcgaagaaataaaaaaatgtcagtaTTATGCAATAATTGTAGACGGTACTCCAGACGTGTCACACAAGGAGCAATTGGTGTTTGTTATTagatatgtttttgaaaacggTGGAACTTGGGATATACAAGAACGATTTCTAACAATGGttgattatgaaaaaaaaacaggaacTGATAttgcaaacaaaattaaagaaattttgGACGAATGTAATTTAGATTTAGCATTGTGTAGGGGTCAAGGGTATGATAATGCATCAAACATGTCTGGCAAATACAATGC cCCAAGTCGATGGAAGATACTTAAAGAAACTGCTCATCTTTCACTGCATTCAATATCAACCACTAGATGGAGTGCCAGAATTGATGCTGTTCGTccattatctaaaaattattcaggTATTCTAAGTTCACTTATTcgtgttaaaaatgaaattattctaCCAGCTGACAATTATGCAGAAGCTATTGGTCTAATTGCATGGTTACAttcttttgaatttatattgttaacaaCTATCTGGTACAAGGTTCTTCAATGTATTGATGACCGCAATAAAGTTCTTCAGAGCAAAAATCTTTCAATGGATGAAAGTTCTATGCATTTTCAACAATTAGCTACAGAAATTCAACAGATAAAAGATTCTTGGAATGATTTATTACTGGAATCAAAATCAGTAGCTTCTACTTTGAATTTAAcaacagaatttaaaataacttcaaGAGTtcgaagaaaaaaacattttcatgatgatattttagatGATGAACAGCCTTTCCgagatatagaaaataaatttaaagttgaaGTGTTCATAACCGCATTAGATAGAGTTTTTTTCAGATATTGA
- the LOC126552273 gene encoding zinc finger MYM-type protein 1-like, whose translation MSSESVISKMTNNNSVKQNVCKVATVDLCYQMSQELVPNQPSNILKDTVLEDIASSVIIDQSKFRVRQIRQNLSLRGHRDSGPLYLTEPNENDGNFRSLLRCRANSGDLALKTHLETCSKNAPYTSPMIANEIISTCGDVILKQIVSKINEAKCFSILADETSDISGIEQFSLSARYFNNGQINEDFLLFVPVTDVTGKGLASTLLATLDLIGIDRKYMIGQGYDGAAAMSDVFHGAHVYVQKKCPLAIYVHCASHSLNLAISDACNITSIRNCLGKNNIPDTFENNITDLVQKYSQLLPSFSSLVVIAEHRLWWTSLQNFSKIPSNLSELLNNFANKGSYDLKADLDTTKHKSRIASSAVSSSVNLDNFVINKNTPEILKVSAVEGTLAFHTSSI comes from the exons ATGTCTTCAGAATCTGTGATATCAAAgatgactaataataattcagttaAACAGAATGTTTGCAAGGTTGCTACTGTGGATTTATGTTACCAAATGTCACAAGAGTTGGTTCCAAATCAACCGTCCAATATACTGAAG GACACAGTTCTTGAAGATATTGCTTCTAGTGTCATTATAGACCAATCTAAG tTTCGGGTTCGACAGATCAG ACAAAATCTTTCTTTAAGAGGTCATAGAGATAGTGGTCCCTTGTATTTAACGGAGCCTAATGAAAATGATGGAAATTTTCGTTCATTGTTGAGATGTCGTGCTAATAGTGGTGATTTAgcattaaaaacacatttagaAACATGTTCTAAAAATGCTCCCTATACGAGTCCAATGATtgctaatgaaataatttcaacaTGTGGGgacgttattttaaaacaaatagtcagtaaaattaatgaagCAAAATGTTTTTCGATATTAGCAGATGAAACATCTGATATTTCTGGTATCGAACAATTTTCTTTGAGTgcgagatattttaataatggtcAAATTAATGAGGACTTTCTACTGTTTGTTCCGGTTACTGATGTCACGGGAAAAGGCCTTGCTAGCACTCTGTTAGCTACGCTTGATTTGATCGGGATAGATCGCAAATACATGATTGGCCAAGGGTATGATGGTGCTGCCGCTATGAGTGATGTATTTCATGGTGCTCACGtttatgttcaaaaaaaatgtccactagcaatatatgtacattgtgcATCTCATAGTTTAAATCTTGCTATTTCTGACGCGTGTAATATTACTTCAATAAGAAACTGTTTAGGAA AGAATAATATTCCAgatacttttgaaaataacataacagatttagtacaaaaatattctcaATTATTACCATCTTTTTCTTCTTTAGTAGTTATTGCAGAACATAGATTATGGTGGACTTCTCTacaaaatttttctaaaattccaTCTAATTTATCagaattactaaataatt TTGCAAATAAAG GATCTTATGATTTAAAAGCTGATTTAGACACAACTAAACATAAGTCAAGAATAGCTAGTTCTGCGGTTTCATCATCTGtcaatttagataattttgttattaataaaaatacacctgAAATTTTGAAAGTTAGTGCAGTGGAGGGTACACTTGCATTTCATACtagtagtatataa